In Drosophila subpulchrella strain 33 F10 #4 breed RU33 chromosome 4, RU_Dsub_v1.1 Primary Assembly, whole genome shotgun sequence, the genomic stretch agattccgtaggcttgagcgcagctcaagtttgttacgcgaatatgccacgcccactctaacgcccacaaaccgcccaaatctgtggcgcccacaattttcatgctagatataaaattttaactgaaatgtattggtctcgtcaatacctatcgattgatctaaaaaacaatttgccacgcccactctaacgcccacaacgcttaaatctgtttaccgccggtaggtggcgcatttgctgcttgcatatctccattttcctttggtccctttagctgagtaacgggtatctgatagtcgaggtactcgactttattttaacatataacctcctaagcttggaaataacattttttaattagttttgaatttcgaattaaattttatcaaactcggacgactgtatcatatagctgccataggaacgatcggaaaattggtgggtaaataatatgaaacaaatcgtagcttcggtgttttttgacaaattatcttatactattgggaatattattttttttatttttaaatttaataattataactgcaagggtatacaaacttcggcatgccgaaggtaacttcctttcttgttctagattctttttaattatatacaaaattattcaagtaagaatgtaaacaaaaaacttaaaaaaaatgtgtatatGTGAAAAATCTTGAAAACTGCACAATTTTCAATGTTTGGGTTAGCAATACGCAAGTGAAATTTTTTTAGATAGGTTACTACAACTTTGGTCAGTCGTAAGACTGTCACAAAATCGTCACGCAGTCAACTGCGACGACGGCAGAGCCTGCAACGGCAACGCAGCGCGTCTAGTCgggcatttaaaaaaaaacgcaTCAAAAAGGGGCATAAAGGTGATGAATTTGTGACAGTTTTTGTGCACTGATGAATCGTACAACATGCCTATGTTAATATCATCACCACTTTTCATAGAAAATCAGTAGTGATCAATTCATTATCTCCCTGCATAAAACGTGATGAAAGGTACTGCAGGGAAAAAAAAGCGAAACTTTGGAATCTGTTTCTGTGAGTGCTTTGGTCTGCGAAAAGTCGACCCCTGTTTTATTCTAAAGAACAatgcaaaattttaaaagtgtaTACGCTAAGgaactttcttaaaataactGTTCATAAAATGTGAGCACAAAAATAAAGAGAATATGGAGAGACAGTCGGTCCAAAAGCAAAAAAACGTACCAAACAAAATTAGCAAATAAATGATAcctgtatttatattttcaaaaaacatttttttttacagaACCTCCTAATTCGGATAGTGATACGGTCACTTCAGAACCATCTCACGATAGTAATAAATCACAAGAAATTAAGGAATCTACTTCACTGGACAGTAATAGTAATTCTCTTCATACATTACATTTACCAAGGACTCCGAAAAACTTGATGccgaaaaattttaatgatgttaCCACTCAACTAATGCACCTAATTCACAGCTTAAACAGCCCAATGAGTGAACTTGAAATTGAGGAATTGTACCAAGCTCAAATAGTACCATGTACTTGCATAGTTATCGAGGAAGTTCAAAGTACATTAGGGGAGCCCAAAAAAGAAACTTCAGACACTGATACCAACGATCCAACAACTAGTTCAAATTATGATGAGAATATTTCTCGCCACAAGAATGAAGAAAACATGCTTAATTTTGAAAGTTTGGATAACGGTGAAGTAGGTGAAATGCAGCCAAAAACAGTAAAGTCCATATTTGATCTAGATTTTGACGATAACGACGATCCTTTGTATTCAATAATGGATGAAATTCGGAAGCCAATAGTTAAATTTgaagatataaaaaaaaactctgATACCAAAAATGTATCTTTTAGTTCACCTGTACAAAACGTTTCGTTAAATTTGCTACATATTAACGCCGATGCTCAACTTGACAACACAAATCAAGGAAAAGTAAACAGTGAAACACAAAACGAAGTTCTTCCTGTTTTTACGGTTCATGAGGATCCTGATTGCGTAGCAAAGCATAGGTTTTATGTACAAACCAACAAAGTGACGAGTTTTCACATAAATTCATTGCATAATTTCTACATACCAAACATAAATGGCAATTGGGATAGTGTTGACTCATCTCCTAGTTTTCCATGTGAGAATAATTTTCTTCACACCTTGGACTCGTACACAGTGACTAATGGAGCTGATGTTGTACCTAAATATGGTCTTCTTACATCAGATATAATAAGAAAAGATCTAAgttctttaaaatttataaaacctTTCAAGGCGAAACGTTTTAAATCTTTTATGTCACCGTTTCTTGGCGTTGCAAAGTGTTTACCAACGTGTCGACGTGCTAGACAAAGGGTTAAGGAATGGATTAATTCGTCGAACACTTCTGGtcaaatttcaaaaagtttagaaGTTCCCGAAATTAAAATagaacataaatttaatagttCCAGCCCGCTAAAGGTTAATATTGATGTTCCGATTTCTGCTATCAACAGCCATAATGAAAACCACGTGCCAACGCAAGTTAATTCCAACATCAATATATCACCATCACCCGAAACATTATTTGGTACGCGCTCCGTCAATGCTTTCAGTAATAACTTATTAAAATTGGCTAACGATGAGGTGCAATTCGCTGACCCTGAAACAAGCGATAAAAGTAGTGATAACGAGTTTCAGGATGACAGTCCGTATAGTGCTAGTAGTTCCAGCAGTTTTAGCTTTTCCGGTTTAAAAGAAACTCAAGACTCCATAAATGaaaagcttaaaaataaaaggacTGAGTCAATCGGCACAAAATCAGTGATACATCAAGGAAATAAAAGAATATATGCGGGGGATGCTAGGAAAAACAACAAGTCTGTACGgaagaaatttaatattccAGGCAAGCGGATTAAGACCGCTTTAAATGGAAATTTGTTTAACCTGAGTAGTAATAATAACAGCAGTGATAGTGACAATGAAGCAGAGAATGATAATGAAAACGAATACGAAAACAGTAATAAGGAAGAATACGCCGTTGTTCAACGCCCACTAGGTGATGGTGGAGCTTGCAGCAATCATATTGTATTGACAATAAAGAAAACTCCAAGCAAAATCAATTCTCCAGCAAACTCTATGAATGCAGTTTCACCAAATACAACATCAGATATcggaaatgtaaaaaaaacaattaccAATTCTTTTCTGGAAGATGCAACTAAAATACGAAGTCCAACTAAAATTTCGGAGGAGAAAAGTAAGTTTATATCAAAAGCATACAGGATAGCTTCTCGGTCCCGCTATCGCCAAGTAGGCCGAAAACACGTAAAAGGTCGAACTCCGACTATTGATTTAGAACTTAAACATTTATTCCATTTAAGTCCAAAAGAAACAGATCACATTTCAAAAATGAAGCTTCacaataaattgtttttccaCCACGAATTGTGCATGGAGAACGCTGTAGGTATAgaggaaaaaataataaactatagcagcagcagcagctcaaGTAATGACGACGATAGCGAAGTGGAAAACACCTTCATAGAggaagaagaaaaagttaaaaaaagtTCATCTTTCGatacatataaattaaaatttgagaCTGAAACGAGTGCCGGTGCAGCGATTTCCAAAGTCAAATTTGAAAGCGAGGAAGATTCATTTTTAACTTCCTCGAACGATAGCGATAGATCAGATGAAGAAGAACGTGaagaaataaattatacaGTCGACGAGCGCAACGATTTTCGAAACAACAACATGCTGCAATcctttaattcaatatttgaTGAGAGTTCTGTTGCCAGTATAAAATCAGCCCCGCCTATAGCATCGCTAGaatcacaaaaaaaagagaataCCGATGTTAGCAATAGATGTTGTAATAATAACAACTTAGATGTTGGCTTAACCAATGAAATCAGTAACATCAGGCGAAAATCTGCTGAGTCGCCAGAGTCATCAAATAATTTTCCATTACTCGGCTTTGAGTACCGTACTGGGATTCGTCAATCCTTAGACGCTGCTCCAAAAAGTATAGCGGATAAGGACTTAACCAGGATTCAACAATTTAAGGAATGGCATCAAGTTCTCCAATTAAAATCCTACAACAATGAGCCCTTAATCGTTTTGCCTTACGTTTTGCTTGAATAAATTCAACGTTTCACTCACGCTGTGTGATAGCATTTCCAATACAAGAAGATGAAAAAGTAAAAGCGTGTAGCGaaattaaattcatttaaaaaattattatcaaCTTAATTATAATCTTGTGTTGTGTATAAGTCACTTTTGATTAGATCACAGCACTGTTGGTTAATTGTACGTTTGCCACGATAAAAATAAGCATAATAGTTTAAGAAGAATTGCGTCTGCAATATGAACTTTTGTTactgttaaaaaaataatttgatatgtttttaatttgaaaattttcagtaaatatttaagattATTAATAACACAAACTAATGTATAATAACTGTAAATAAACTAGCTATACATTAAATACGTTTCTCAATGAATTTATTAAAGAAATTCTAATTTTATAAACAGCAGATATTTTTCGTTGTCGAGTTCTACGGCGTTTGacaaattaaaacaataaaaataattaaattagtaatattttatagttcttggttttttgttctatatattttattttcttctatgaatattaaacataGCAAACTAAGAATATTTTCGAAGGGAGTGGaagaaatgtattgattaGAAACACTTAATAGGTTTTAAGAAAAGAGGATAATATAGGCGAGGGCCTTGACCATCATATTATTAACTAATGCTCCGAATCTAAACTTTTGGCCCGTCAATAATTATaactaaaaacaaacaaaaaaaggtacactgaaaaaatctttaaaaacgTGGGCGCCACAAACTTTTACAAAATCTTCAGTTTTGAATTTCACGTAGGGTATCAAGTCATCAGGGCAAAACGCTCGGCCGCTGTCGACGTCAGTAAAGAAGTCGGAGTAGCGTCGAAAACTGCTGACGAAAACTTTCGGGCAAGAAAGAGAAACAGATATTCATAGATTCCCCTCTTTATTTGTTCTTTGCCTTCAATCAGAGTCTGACTTTGGTGTTTCCGTTATTTTACACGCGTTAGAGGggcaaaataaaagaaaaatcgCGTAAAGGAGAGAAAAAAGGCTTGACTTCGCTCATTCTTTCGGCGGTAATCGACGGAAAACAAGCGTATTTTATTTGAGCGCCGCGATTTTAAGTTTACAAGTGCGTTGATAAGTTAGTCAGGTAAGTGATACTTTAAATACAGCATTTACATTTGGTTAGTTGTAGATTTGCATTTTGATGTGTTTGGCAACATAAAAAGCGCAAGAAAAAGTTTGTTTCCTTTCTCTTCCCATGTGAACCGCAGCCTTGAACTGTTTTTGTCCTGTGAAAcaaactaaaatgtattaaaaacttATTGCCTAATATTCACATCGACAAAAActgcgagctaaccataggaaaGAGTGAGAGGCAAatgaatttcgatgaacgccgttagccgcccGCAAagaataaaaagtttaaacTTTCGGTGTGTTCGTCCAGATGCGGtgtgaaaaaaaagaaacaagagAAAACTATAGTCGATGGTCTCGACTATTAGAGTGCGAGTGGATGGAGATATGTTTAAAGAAGCTCTGCTTTCTTCACTTACACACCTAGTTAACAGCGCCATCTATGTTCTTCTTGGCCCACGGCACCAACAAGCCTATAGCGCCCCTAGCGGTGGCGTATTACTGAAAACAGCTTATTTGCTGCATTCGGTGTGCAATCTCGATTTTTTGGTTATAACCTTTTAATGAATAATCCGATTTTTGGCAGGTaggtatttataataaaaacaaacgcTCATTTcaatttgtacaaaatatttaaaaatgtgggcgctagacgGAAAACCAtctgcgctgcgcaggaagcccaagaatctgcatgtcAAGTCCCAACACTCTagctcagcgttcatacggacacacggacatagctagatcgactcggctagtgatcctgataaagaatagatatactttatggggtcggaaacgcttccttctacctctTAGGTACGTTCCGACGAGTCTAGTACGAGTGACAGGTATAAAAATTGAAAGAAACCCCTAAAAACCACGCCAAAGATGCCTACAGGAATGCAAAGAAAACAGTACGCCTTATCCAAGCTGTTGAGGGTCGCCCAGTATTGTGGGACTTAAGacacaggaagcaataccataATATTGGAAATCGGCAGCGCAATAGACGCGCAGGAGGTAATCTAATCGAGAAGCCCATGTGGAAGGAACATACAAAGTGGGACTTCCCTCCCTACATGCACAGATCCCTCGCACAGAAAGTCGGTTCTAAacaaaagaatttggttatGTTGTACTactttaattatatttttatcttttatttttactgatttACATAATTAGAAACATCCAattattccatttattttaaattaatttcgttGTGACCAGCAGACATagtctttttttaaattgctccaattgatttgttttccgttttgtcaacaaacccagACAATAAGACCTttctacatgcattgcgggtgaacttcgAAAACTTCGGtgacactacaaagaatacgatTCTTCGACTATTGAAACTCTTAGCTAATCTGAGTACTATGTACTGTACTATAGCCTAGTACTCTCTCAACACCACCCTGGCGCAGCTTGCAactgcttccaatgttttcgATGGATTCCCTTTGCTACGACACTTTGGACCATTTGTGTGCGGTATCACAGCATCAGTCTCTCATAGTCTGATCAGTTTTATATCTGCCTTCATTTTTTTGCAGACATTGCTTTAATGTCAATGCCAATTTAGTCCAGCAACAAAAAAGTTatcagttttatttaaaaaatattacatttatttttatgtcaATTACTGCCCGCATACTTCACATTTGTCTTTATATTTCGTAAGTTATACAGAGCTCTGATCGAGAATTATAGGTTTCAACTACTTGAATGACTAATGTGTTTTAGATGTTATTGTTGAGGATGCCAGTAGTCACTCAAGCAGCGTAGTACCTGTCATTACCGAACAGTGTCTGTGAGTTCATTgccatttataaaattgtaagGGTAGACAGTTAGATTACATTTTCTTAGACATTATTTTGCGATTAATAGTATTTTTACATATAATGCGTGAATTATGTGGGTGCACGTGAATATCTGATATTGCAGGACTATGGACGATATGGTTGAAATGCATAAActttacatatatttatatacataaacGCCTATGTATATGTATAGATGTTTGGATGATGAAAGCGACTTTTCATGAGCAGTCTAATTTTGGCATACTCttaatacatatgtatataatatatatgcaCGTTTTATATAGTTGGTTGAATAAAGTATAACAACTTCCGAAATTGGCTTAGCAATCGGTGTTGTGCACGTTCACCGAGAATGCACATATACTTTCTCCCTTTCTGGCTACCGCTTTTGCCTGGTATTGGCCAACATCGTCCATGTTGCATTTCGCAACTGTAAAAGCGTATCGGTTGTCATCTTTAGTAAATGAGTATCGTGAAAGAGTTTCGTCAATGGGCTTGCCATCTTTAACCCAAACCAAATTAAGGAGTTCTGAATCTAATTCGCATTCAAATGTGGTAGCCTCTCCTTCAAGAACCGAAACTGATATGGGGAATTTCACGAAAGCCGGATGCTTAGGCTCATCTCCAGGCACTGTTACATTAATAGTGCAGGTACTGAACGATTCGCCTACATCATTAAAGGCCTCGCAGGTGTAGGTGCCGCCATCTTCGGGGAAAATCTCGGCGATTTGCAATCGGTATATGTTGGCTTCGTTGGTGTATTGGAAGTCCTTGCTTGGCTTTATCTCTTTGTTATTGTGCAACCATACCACATCGAAATGTTCGGCCCCAATGATGCGACAAGCCAAGGTAACTGCATCGCCATCCTTAACAAATCTCGACTCCAAGTGACTAACTATTTTTGGTGCTTTGTCGCCGGAAATTACTTTTCGTTTGGTAGAGCTCTTATCCAGCGCTAAAATTATATAgaaatagtttttttaaattaattaatttcttGTTTTGGCTTAGTTTCGGTTTTAAAAAGAGACTGTTGCCTAGCGGCATATACATTATTTGGTCATATCTTTTAAATGAATGGtccaaattaaaaagtttgtagataggtattgataaagaaaaatgtaagttacacttttacaaaatCTTCAAGCATTTGGTCAACAGACAGTTTTAGGTCAATCCATGGTGTCAAttcatttttgttaaaatgaTTATTATTGTGGGAGGGGCAAAATATTGTTTAGGATAATCGATATATATTGACGAAAGAAATTAATTTCAGTTAATATGTATATCTAGAATCTGCATACTTAGTCCCAACCTTGTTGCCTTTtttgtttccaagatctcaatGTTAATTCGGATGGACAGATCGACCCGGCTTGTGATCCTAatcatatgtacatataacaTAAAAAGATTACCAACTACataataatcataaaaatcatcagcatcactagactagtcgatctagccatgtccgtccgtttctacgcaaactagtctttcagttttaaagctatcgggctgaaactttctatatttcttttgcaggtagtatataagtcggaacctgCCGGATcgaacaactatatcttatagctcccataggaataatcggaaaaaaaattatatctttggtgttttttaacatataacctcctaagcttggaaataacattttttaattagttctgaatttcgaatttaattttatcaatatcgaacgactatatcatatagctgccataagaacgatcagaaaattggtggaaaaataatatgaaaaaaaatatagct encodes the following:
- the LOC119549813 gene encoding mediator of RNA polymerase II transcription subunit 26 isoform X1, translating into MNQNQIQQLTTHLSQALDQNYDVVNMDAVLSVICALEGTTITKEQLEATRLAKYINQLRRRTKNEHLARRAKSLLKKWREMVGIQQTAAENVPHLSQIASQPQLASDFPKSTAVDSHISEPVTHLPFSQSLPSQQIVPHMQSNIDSSEPPPLGVHTEFHTNFSNLVNNIHDREHEEKFNIATLHNLKERRQPQPALSGQVGSPQPIVIEQSVNSVFNLTDVSTEKIQEASVVIDIVSDSDENDNNCSSKGGKSNLTVPVPLAIPTKPSFRPKKLKKEKKSKDRGGQVAQNIRFGTKASDVLLQSALAADSEIFSLSNSSMSSILSGDATLGNSQHKTRLTSSELTFTGRFKSVNQLDVSNHSNSSFLTGQNSVFRSNESGKLDEYSAYDSSASCSRLSPSTVEDVRKSDNLINARLNNATAIQMATPATGMGYDPNSRSEYSENASQSQIPKRRGRKKGSKGVDALIAKESSSLSQQIFFGGSTVKKVKTTKELFNEIQSRKLSVSMQSSTSNLSNSSTNRELASRAVFPRPTSSCSDTSIHSPQILDTYSGNATFTSKIEEPPNSDSDTVTSEPSHDSNKSQEIKESTSLDSNSNSLHTLHLPRTPKNLMPKNFNDVTTQLMHLIHSLNSPMSELEIEELYQAQIVPCTCIVIEEVQSTLGEPKKETSDTDTNDPTTSSNYDENISRHKNEENMLNFESLDNGEVGEMQPKTVKSIFDLDFDDNDDPLYSIMDEIRKPIVKFEDIKKNSDTKNVSFSSPVQNVSLNLLHINADAQLDNTNQGKVNSETQNEVLPVFTVHEDPDCVAKHRFYVQTNKVTSFHINSLHNFYIPNINGNWDSVDSSPSFPCENNFLHTLDSYTVTNGADVVPKYGLLTSDIIRKDLSSLKFIKPFKAKRFKSFMSPFLGVAKCLPTCRRARQRVKEWINSSNTSGQISKSLEVPEIKIEHKFNSSSPLKVNIDVPISAINSHNENHVPTQVNSNINISPSPETLFGTRSVNAFSNNLLKLANDEVQFADPETSDKSSDNEFQDDSPYSASSSSSFSFSGLKETQDSINEKLKNKRTESIGTKSVIHQGNKRIYAGDARKNNKSVRKKFNIPGKRIKTALNGNLFNLSSNNNSSDSDNEAENDNENEYENSNKEEYAVVQRPLGDGGACSNHIVLTIKKTPSKINSPANSMNAVSPNTTSDIGNVKKTITNSFLEDATKIRSPTKISEEKSKFISKAYRIASRSRYRQVGRKHVKGRTPTIDLELKHLFHLSPKETDHISKMKLHNKLFFHHELCMENAVGIEEKIINYSSSSSSSNDDDSEVENTFIEEEEKVKKSSSFDTYKLKFETETSAGAAISKVKFESEEDSFLTSSNDSDRSDEEEREEINYTVDERNDFRNNNMLQSFNSIFDESSVASIKSAPPIASLESQKKENTDVSNRCCNNNNLDVGLTNEISNIRRKSAESPESSNNFPLLGFEYRTGIRQSLDAAPKSIADKDLTRIQQFKEWHQVLQLKSYNNEPLIVLPYVLLE
- the LOC119549813 gene encoding mediator of RNA polymerase II transcription subunit 26 isoform X2; the encoded protein is MNQNQIQQLTTHLSQALDQNYDVVNMDAVLSVICALEGTTITKEQLEATRLAKYINQLRRRTKNEHLARRAKSLLKKWREMVGIQQTAAENVPHLSQIASQPQLASDFPKSTAVDSHISEPVTHLPFSQSLPSQQIVPHMQSNIDSSEPPPLGVHTEFHTNFSNLVNNIHDREHEEKFNIATLHNLKERRQPQPALSGQVGSPQPIVIEQSVNSVFNLTDVSTEKIQEASVVIDIVSDSDENDNNCSSKGGKSNLTVPVPLAIPTKPSFRPKKLKKEKKSKDRGGQVAQNIRFGTKASDVLLQSALAADSEIFSLSNSSMSSILSGDATLGNSQHKTRLTSSELTFTGRFKSVNQLDVSNHSNSSFLTGQNSVFRSNESGKLDEYSAYDSSASCSRLSPSTVEDMATPATGMGYDPNSRSEYSENASQSQIPKRRGRKKGSKGVDALIAKESSSLSQQIFFGGSTVKKVKTTKELFNEIQSRKLSVSMQSSTSNLSNSSTNRELASRAVFPRPTSSCSDTSIHSPQILDTYSGNATFTSKIEEPPNSDSDTVTSEPSHDSNKSQEIKESTSLDSNSNSLHTLHLPRTPKNLMPKNFNDVTTQLMHLIHSLNSPMSELEIEELYQAQIVPCTCIVIEEVQSTLGEPKKETSDTDTNDPTTSSNYDENISRHKNEENMLNFESLDNGEVGEMQPKTVKSIFDLDFDDNDDPLYSIMDEIRKPIVKFEDIKKNSDTKNVSFSSPVQNVSLNLLHINADAQLDNTNQGKVNSETQNEVLPVFTVHEDPDCVAKHRFYVQTNKVTSFHINSLHNFYIPNINGNWDSVDSSPSFPCENNFLHTLDSYTVTNGADVVPKYGLLTSDIIRKDLSSLKFIKPFKAKRFKSFMSPFLGVAKCLPTCRRARQRVKEWINSSNTSGQISKSLEVPEIKIEHKFNSSSPLKVNIDVPISAINSHNENHVPTQVNSNINISPSPETLFGTRSVNAFSNNLLKLANDEVQFADPETSDKSSDNEFQDDSPYSASSSSSFSFSGLKETQDSINEKLKNKRTESIGTKSVIHQGNKRIYAGDARKNNKSVRKKFNIPGKRIKTALNGNLFNLSSNNNSSDSDNEAENDNENEYENSNKEEYAVVQRPLGDGGACSNHIVLTIKKTPSKINSPANSMNAVSPNTTSDIGNVKKTITNSFLEDATKIRSPTKISEEKSKFISKAYRIASRSRYRQVGRKHVKGRTPTIDLELKHLFHLSPKETDHISKMKLHNKLFFHHELCMENAVGIEEKIINYSSSSSSSNDDDSEVENTFIEEEEKVKKSSSFDTYKLKFETETSAGAAISKVKFESEEDSFLTSSNDSDRSDEEEREEINYTVDERNDFRNNNMLQSFNSIFDESSVASIKSAPPIASLESQKKENTDVSNRCCNNNNLDVGLTNEISNIRRKSAESPESSNNFPLLGFEYRTGIRQSLDAAPKSIADKDLTRIQQFKEWHQVLQLKSYNNEPLIVLPYVLLE